A portion of the Homalodisca vitripennis isolate AUS2020 chromosome 2, UT_GWSS_2.1, whole genome shotgun sequence genome contains these proteins:
- the LOC124353821 gene encoding GTP-binding protein Di-Ras2, whose protein sequence is MMCDQERIRLVILGGAGVGKSCIVKRFLFNQYSDKYKSTVEDLYNREFDLGPVTIKVDILDTCGDIQFPAMRRLSIATAHAFLFVYSITSSESYEQVKCCMEEVREQRPDYQDIPIVVAGNKLDMAMYRREVRVEDVSEWLFCSLPKLRAKLMECSAKDSYNVRDIFKCFVTLARILPPSGEETPLKRRSSAYVRGGSRRAASPQTQPAEPSTSGAMHVEPTRAKPRSRSLIRRSSRKAKQQIRDAHNGSDDCTVS, encoded by the exons ATGATGTGTGATCAAGAACGGATAAGACTTGTGATCCTGGGTGGCGCGGGAGTGGGAAAGAGCTGTATTGTTAAAAGGTTCCTGTTCAACCAGTATTCTGACAAATACAAGAGTACTGTGGAGGATCTCTACAACAGAGAGTTTGACCTTGGTCCTGTTACTATCAAG GTGGACATACTTGACACATGTGGCGACATACAGTTCCCGGCCATGCGTCGACTCAGCATTGCTACGGCACATGCGTTCCTCTTTGTCTACTCCATCACCTCTTCAGAGTCGTACGAGCAGGTCAAGTGCTGCATGGAGGAAGTGCGAGAGCAGCGCCCCGACTACCAGGACATACCCATAGTAGTGGCAGGAAATAAATTAGACATGGCCATGTACCGTCGAGAAGTTCGCGTAGAGGACGTATCCGAGTGGCTCTTCTGTTCTCTCCCTAAACTGag GGCAAAACTAATGGAATGCTCCGCCAAGGACAGCTACAATGTCCGAGACATATTCAAGTGTTTCGTGACACTGGCCCGGATTTTGCCACCCTCTGGGGAGGAAACACCACTGAAGAGGCGGTCCAGTGCGTACGTCAGGGGTGGGTCACGACGGGCCGCCAGCCCACAGACTCAGCCGGCCGAGCCGAGCACAAGCGGTGCCATGCACGTAGAGCCCACCCGAGCCAAGCCCAGGAGCCGCAGCCTCATCCGACGCAGTAGCCGCAAGGCCAAACAGCAGATCCGTGATGCTCACAATGGTTCAGATGACTGCACTGTGTCCTAG